Proteins encoded by one window of Gemmatimonadales bacterium:
- a CDS encoding ABC transporter permease: MKLLPLVFANLTRHKLRTLLTTLGVALAMFLFASLRSVVTTLNAGTEVASASRMVVQHATAIVFVLPMSYRERLAAVPGVTDVTWANWFGGQYGDGRVFFAQFAIDPESYFRIYPELIVAPDQKEAFMHERTAAIVGKGLMEQFGWQIGQNVTIRGTIFPGDWTFTIRGVYTPSNRAIDDRSFMFQYDYLYERTEHRISPGWYILQLSDPSLAPQVAHTIDETFRNSSDPTKTGTEKAFTAGFVTMWGNVQFLMNSIGMAVVFAILMVTANAMMMTARERTGEVAVLKTIGFTDRTLFVLVMLEAGLVTGIGATLGLGGAKLLYSTSEFNGFGFLPGFDVTPATLAIGLGITVVLAIASGLVPALRAYRLPIVQALRHVE; the protein is encoded by the coding sequence ATGAAGCTGCTCCCGCTGGTCTTCGCCAACCTCACCCGCCACAAGCTGCGCACGCTCCTCACCACGCTCGGCGTGGCGCTGGCGATGTTCCTGTTCGCTTCGCTCCGGTCGGTGGTGACGACCCTGAACGCCGGCACCGAGGTCGCCAGCGCCTCGCGCATGGTGGTCCAGCACGCGACTGCCATCGTCTTCGTGCTCCCGATGAGCTACCGCGAGCGCCTGGCCGCCGTTCCGGGCGTCACGGACGTCACGTGGGCGAACTGGTTCGGCGGGCAGTATGGCGACGGGCGGGTGTTCTTCGCGCAGTTCGCGATCGATCCCGAGTCGTACTTCCGGATCTATCCCGAGCTGATCGTGGCGCCCGACCAGAAAGAAGCGTTCATGCACGAGCGCACCGCCGCCATCGTGGGGAAGGGGCTGATGGAGCAGTTCGGTTGGCAGATCGGCCAGAACGTCACCATCCGAGGCACGATCTTCCCGGGCGACTGGACGTTCACAATCCGCGGCGTGTACACGCCCAGCAACCGGGCGATCGACGACCGGTCGTTCATGTTCCAGTACGACTATCTCTACGAGCGGACCGAGCACCGGATCTCGCCCGGCTGGTACATCCTCCAGCTGAGCGACCCGTCGCTCGCCCCCCAGGTCGCGCACACCATCGACGAGACCTTCCGGAACTCGAGCGATCCCACCAAGACGGGCACGGAGAAGGCGTTCACCGCCGGCTTCGTGACGATGTGGGGAAACGTGCAGTTCCTGATGAACTCGATCGGAATGGCCGTGGTGTTCGCCATCCTGATGGTGACGGCCAACGCGATGATGATGACGGCGCGCGAGCGCACCGGTGAGGTCGCGGTGCTCAAGACGATCGGCTTCACCGACCGCACCCTCTTCGTTCTCGTGATGCTCGAGGCCGGCCTCGTCACGGGCATCGGCGCGACCCTCGGCCTGGGTGGGGCGAAACTGCTGTACAGTACGTCGGAGTTCAACGGGTTCGGGTTCCTGCCCGGCTTCGACGTGACGCCGGCGACGCTCGCCATCGGCCTCGGCATCACCGTGGTGCTGGCGATCGCGAGCGGGCTGGTGCCCGCGCTGCGCGCATACCGGCTGCCGATCGTGCAGGCGCTCAGGCACGTCGAATGA
- a CDS encoding ABC transporter permease → MKIPLLYNLRSIRQRPVSTVMTALGVALVVAVFVAMLALANGFRSALARTGSPDNVMVLRRGADSELSSGISRESARLIASDPRVATDASSRPLVSPEVFVLINIPRAVGEGLNNVVARGVNEQAFAVRNIRIVEGRAFQSGQNEIILGQKTVSRFANTAIGDTMRFANRNWVVVGHFTAGGSALESEIWGENEQFMPVFRGEVFQSVIFRLKERAAFPEVKRALEGDQRLTVQAQRESEFYLNQSTMLTRILTFLAVMITSIMAVGAVFGAVNTMYAAVSSRTPEIAVLLTLGFHPRSVLASFLTESAAIAFIGGVAGGIMALPINGIVTSTTNWNSFSDVAFAFRVTPGLLLSGVIFAVVMGLVGGFFPAWRAARLQVVQALR, encoded by the coding sequence ATGAAGATCCCGCTCCTCTACAACCTGCGGAGCATCCGCCAGCGGCCGGTGTCGACGGTGATGACGGCGCTGGGCGTGGCGCTCGTGGTCGCGGTCTTCGTCGCGATGCTGGCCCTGGCCAACGGCTTCCGCTCCGCGCTGGCGCGGACCGGCTCGCCGGACAACGTCATGGTGCTCCGCCGCGGCGCTGACAGCGAGCTGTCGAGCGGGATCTCGCGGGAGAGCGCGCGCCTCATCGCGTCCGACCCGCGAGTGGCGACCGACGCCTCCAGCCGTCCGCTGGTGAGCCCGGAAGTGTTCGTCCTGATAAACATCCCGCGGGCCGTGGGCGAGGGGCTCAACAACGTCGTGGCGCGGGGCGTGAACGAGCAGGCTTTCGCGGTGCGAAACATCCGGATCGTCGAAGGGCGCGCGTTCCAGTCGGGGCAGAACGAGATCATCCTCGGCCAGAAGACCGTGTCTCGTTTCGCGAACACCGCTATCGGCGACACGATGCGGTTCGCCAACCGGAACTGGGTGGTGGTGGGCCACTTCACCGCCGGCGGCTCGGCGCTCGAGTCGGAGATCTGGGGGGAGAACGAGCAGTTCATGCCGGTGTTCCGGGGCGAGGTCTTCCAGTCCGTGATCTTCCGGCTCAAGGAGCGGGCGGCGTTCCCCGAGGTCAAGCGCGCGCTGGAAGGCGACCAGCGGCTCACGGTGCAGGCGCAGCGTGAGTCGGAGTTCTACCTCAACCAGTCCACGATGTTGACGCGCATCCTGACCTTCCTGGCGGTCATGATCACCAGCATCATGGCGGTCGGCGCGGTGTTCGGCGCGGTGAACACCATGTACGCGGCCGTCTCCTCGCGGACGCCCGAGATCGCCGTGCTCCTCACCCTCGGCTTCCATCCTCGCAGCGTCCTCGCCTCGTTCCTCACCGAGTCGGCGGCGATCGCTTTCATCGGCGGGGTGGCCGGCGGCATCATGGCGCTGCCGATCAACGGGATCGTGACCAGCACGACCAACTGGAACTCCTTCAGCGACGTCGCCTTCGCGTTCCGCGTGACGCCGGGGCTCCTCCTGTCCGGCGTCATCTTCGCGGTCGTGATGGGGCTCGTGGGCGGGTTCTTCCCGGCCTGGCGGGCGGCGCGGTTGCAGGTAGTTCAAGCGCTGAGATAG
- a CDS encoding ABC transporter ATP-binding protein, whose protein sequence is MSLVQLRDVHKVFHRDSQEVSVFEGLTLDFEAGSFTALMGPSGSGKSTLLNLLAGLDRPTQGTVVVAGAEVSAMSSGQLAAWRARHIGFVFQSYNLLPVLTAYQNVELPLLLTSLSKKERGERVKIALGVVGLEDRMDHYPRQLSGGEEQRTAIARAIVSDPTLILLDEPTGQLDRKSAQEVLTLLERLNDEFHKSIVMVTHDAHAAEKAKQVLHLEKGVLAP, encoded by the coding sequence ATGTCCTTGGTACAGCTTCGCGACGTCCACAAGGTCTTCCACCGCGACAGCCAGGAAGTCTCGGTTTTCGAGGGACTGACGCTCGACTTCGAGGCCGGGAGCTTCACCGCACTCATGGGGCCGTCGGGCAGCGGCAAGTCCACGCTGCTCAACCTGCTGGCCGGGCTCGACAGGCCGACCCAGGGCACGGTCGTGGTGGCGGGCGCGGAGGTCAGCGCGATGTCGTCGGGGCAACTCGCCGCGTGGCGCGCCCGGCACATCGGCTTCGTCTTCCAGTCGTACAACCTCCTGCCGGTGCTCACCGCTTATCAGAATGTGGAGCTGCCGTTGCTCCTCACCTCGCTCTCGAAGAAGGAGCGCGGGGAGCGGGTAAAGATCGCGCTCGGCGTGGTGGGGCTGGAGGACCGCATGGACCACTACCCGCGCCAGCTCTCCGGCGGAGAGGAGCAGCGGACCGCGATCGCGCGGGCGATCGTGTCCGACCCGACGCTCATCCTCCTCGACGAGCCTACGGGCCAGCTCGACAGGAAGTCGGCGCAGGAGGTGCTGACGCTGCTAGAGCGTCTGAACGACGAGTTCCACAAGTCGATCGTCATGGTGACTCACGATGCGCACGCGGCCGAGAAGGCCAAGCAGGTGCTGCACTTGGAGAAAGGGGTGCTGGCGCCATGA